A window of Haliscomenobacter hydrossis DSM 1100 contains these coding sequences:
- a CDS encoding M14 family metallopeptidase, whose translation MKPIFTLFFFLLLSFQLLAQGPILVDEKRFPLDPQLSYDAAIPSPEQYFGYKLGAEFTLYANTVNYVKELDRLSDKITLYQYGSTYEGRPLIRLVITSPDNHKNLESIRQRHLKLLDGSASEISSVVKSDPIFITYSYNIHGNEASSTEAVAQVAYRLAAAQDEETKRILNNSVIVLYICVNPDGRDRFIYWYKSTQRNVLGYEPRDLEHYEPWPGGRGNHYWFDVNRDWVWGVHPETRGLTMDYQQWMSQVHVDFHEQGYNNNYFTAPGTTPRNKLLPDTYEALSDTFGRANIKEFDKHRISYFTRDAFDFFYPGYGSSYPSVMGGIGMLVEQGGIGGGRAVQTDDGGYNVLRQRIFDHYTSSMATIKKSVERKEILLQYSANAWNPNNSKTATKTYYLSAESPYTLDVVNMLLRHQVKVERATKAFTVSDAVDYHNGQAGSKNMPAGTYIVSTSQPRNLFITSILERRLAIEDSVMYDMATWSAILAYNLEGYASNTKHSVSTEAVTQAQMHTTGVINPNAQYAYVIEWKQRNAPQALAQLWAKGYKVRSCHEPFSDGKTTWGYGSLIVLIERNEDKLARIHPDMIEIAQKAGVTIHGLGTGRMGNGMDLASGRNRPLKQPRVALLVDPPFSSLTAGQITFLFDYETGLPIQRVRGSVLQQTALPKFGERYGAADLNQFDVLILPDGGAGLGELFKPEQQAQLRDWISRGGTLIATESAVSFFTAQRSRFTSVKLIEPARDSSTAARTVAYEDREDYYGKKRTPGTALNTLIDNSHPLAFGLGKELYTIKQDNNSLAPSPELQSVGRYASVDKAFVAGYISEDNKKLLAGNTFAGVLPMGQGKVVFLQDNTQFRMFWRGPSRMMQNAVMMVPSFN comes from the coding sequence ATGAAGCCAATTTTTACCCTCTTTTTTTTCCTCCTCCTCAGCTTCCAGCTCCTCGCCCAAGGACCAATCCTGGTGGATGAAAAACGTTTCCCCCTCGATCCCCAACTCAGCTACGACGCTGCCATCCCTTCGCCGGAGCAGTACTTTGGCTACAAACTGGGCGCTGAGTTTACCCTGTACGCCAATACCGTCAACTACGTCAAGGAACTGGATCGCCTGTCCGACAAAATCACCCTCTACCAATACGGCAGCACCTACGAAGGCCGCCCCTTGATTCGTTTGGTGATCACCTCGCCTGACAACCACAAAAATCTGGAAAGTATTCGCCAGCGGCACCTGAAATTGCTGGATGGCAGTGCCTCCGAAATCAGTTCGGTGGTCAAATCCGACCCAATTTTTATTACTTACAGCTACAACATCCACGGCAACGAAGCCTCTTCTACCGAGGCCGTGGCACAGGTGGCCTACCGTTTGGCTGCGGCCCAAGACGAAGAAACCAAACGCATCCTGAACAATTCCGTCATCGTACTCTACATCTGCGTCAATCCCGATGGGCGCGATCGTTTCATTTATTGGTACAAATCGACCCAGCGCAACGTGTTGGGCTACGAACCCCGCGATTTGGAACATTACGAACCTTGGCCTGGTGGCCGCGGCAACCACTACTGGTTCGACGTCAACCGCGACTGGGTCTGGGGCGTACATCCCGAAACCCGTGGCTTGACCATGGATTACCAGCAATGGATGTCGCAAGTCCACGTGGACTTTCACGAGCAGGGCTACAACAACAATTACTTCACTGCGCCGGGCACGACTCCGCGCAACAAATTGCTGCCCGATACCTATGAGGCCTTGAGCGACACTTTTGGTCGTGCCAACATCAAAGAATTTGACAAGCACCGCATCAGTTATTTTACCCGCGACGCTTTTGACTTTTTTTACCCCGGCTATGGCTCCAGTTACCCTTCGGTGATGGGCGGCATTGGCATGTTGGTGGAACAAGGTGGCATCGGCGGTGGCCGGGCGGTACAAACCGACGACGGAGGCTACAACGTGCTGCGTCAGCGCATTTTTGACCACTACACCTCTTCGATGGCCACCATCAAAAAATCGGTGGAGCGCAAGGAAATCCTGCTGCAATACAGCGCCAACGCCTGGAACCCGAACAACAGCAAAACCGCCACCAAGACTTATTACCTGTCCGCAGAATCTCCCTACACCCTCGACGTGGTGAACATGTTGCTGCGGCACCAGGTCAAGGTAGAACGCGCCACCAAAGCCTTCACGGTAAGCGACGCGGTAGATTATCACAACGGCCAGGCAGGTTCCAAAAACATGCCCGCTGGTACGTACATCGTGAGCACCAGCCAGCCGCGTAACCTCTTCATCACGAGCATCCTGGAGCGCCGACTGGCCATTGAAGACTCGGTGATGTACGACATGGCCACCTGGTCGGCCATCCTGGCGTACAACCTGGAGGGCTACGCCAGCAATACCAAACACAGCGTGTCGACCGAAGCCGTCACCCAAGCCCAAATGCACACGACAGGGGTAATCAATCCGAACGCCCAATACGCCTACGTGATCGAATGGAAACAGCGCAACGCCCCACAAGCCCTCGCGCAATTGTGGGCCAAAGGGTACAAAGTACGCTCCTGTCACGAGCCATTCAGCGATGGCAAAACCACCTGGGGCTACGGCTCGCTGATCGTGCTCATCGAACGCAATGAAGACAAGTTGGCGCGGATACATCCAGACATGATCGAGATTGCCCAAAAGGCGGGAGTGACCATTCACGGGTTGGGAACCGGACGGATGGGCAATGGGATGGATTTGGCTTCGGGCCGCAATCGCCCGCTCAAGCAGCCCCGGGTGGCTTTATTGGTTGATCCACCTTTTTCTTCATTGACGGCAGGACAAATCACCTTTTTGTTCGACTACGAAACGGGTTTGCCCATCCAACGGGTGCGTGGTTCGGTGTTGCAACAAACGGCCTTGCCCAAGTTTGGCGAACGTTACGGTGCAGCGGATTTGAACCAATTTGACGTGCTGATTTTGCCCGATGGGGGCGCAGGTTTGGGGGAATTGTTCAAACCAGAACAACAAGCACAGCTGCGCGACTGGATCAGTCGGGGCGGGACCCTGATTGCTACCGAAAGTGCGGTGAGCTTTTTTACGGCGCAACGTTCCAGGTTTACGAGCGTCAAATTGATCGAACCTGCGCGGGATTCAAGTACGGCAGCCCGTACGGTGGCCTACGAAGACCGCGAGGATTATTATGGTAAAAAACGGACTCCAGGTACGGCTTTGAACACCCTGATCGACAACAGCCATCCACTGGCCTTTGGTTTGGGTAAGGAATTGTATACGATCAAACAGGACAACAATTCCCTGGCGCCCAGCCCAGAATTGCAAAGTGTGGGCCGTTACGCCAGCGTGGATAAGGCTTTTGTGGCGGGCTATATTTCGGAGGACAACAAAAAACTCTTGGCCGGGAATACCTTTGCGGGCGTACTGCCGATGGGGCAAGGCAAAGTGGTTTTTTTGCAGGACAATACGCAGTTTCGCATGTTTTGGCGCGGTCCGAGCCGGATGATGCAGAACGCGGTGATGATGGTGCCGAGTTTTAATTGA
- a CDS encoding SET domain-containing protein: MQRIPSIYFGPSEIGGRGVFSTEPIAADSLVEICPVIACPKEDLPVIHKTFLHDYYFLWGENDDECAIALGFGSLYNHSRQPNARYWCDPEAAIIEIWTIRDIEAGEEITVNYNGDPEIQDPVWFEEGGEEK; the protein is encoded by the coding sequence ATGCAACGCATTCCTTCCATCTACTTTGGCCCTAGCGAAATAGGGGGTCGTGGCGTTTTTTCCACTGAGCCTATTGCTGCCGATTCGCTGGTCGAAATCTGCCCGGTGATTGCCTGTCCCAAAGAAGACCTGCCCGTTATCCACAAAACCTTCCTGCACGACTATTATTTTTTGTGGGGAGAAAATGACGACGAATGCGCCATTGCCCTGGGTTTTGGCTCTTTGTACAACCACTCCCGTCAACCCAACGCACGTTACTGGTGCGATCCCGAAGCGGCCATCATCGAAATTTGGACCATCCGCGACATCGAAGCAGGGGAGGAGATCACCGTCAATTACAATGGCGATCCGGAGATTCAGGATCCGGTGTGGTTTGAGGAAGGCGGGGAAGAGAAATGA
- a CDS encoding glycoside hydrolase family 97 protein, with protein MKLRNFVVLMLFSSIGEFAFAQGFVQTQASPSGKIVLHFQLSAQGIPSYRIDFLGKPIIAPSKLGLFLESGQLNQGFKLIQNSSTTFDESWQPVWGEVASIRNHYNELKVKLENTTGQVEITFRVFDDGIGFRYGLLGKAGQTGELSVMEEQSEFAMTGDHTAWWQPGDWDSNEHTYTTSPISKIDGRVYLKETSISTQFIPDYRACQTPIAMRTTTGVHLAIHEAALVNFPAMQLNVNPATRTFTAFLVPGAALWRKAIVPVGFQTPWRVVLISPDAPGLLASKLILNLNEPCKIADVSWIKPTKYVGIWWEMHLGKSTWDYGGTQTGQSAQGSTGHGRHGATTANTQKYIDFAAEHGFNGVLVEGWNTGWEDWFGKWKEDVFDFQTPYPDYDLKGLAKYSLERGAPIIVHHETSGSATGYEKHIDKAFDLMQSLDLHAIKSGYVGRIIPKGEWHDGQWMINHYNRVLEKAAAKKIMVDAHEPVRPTGLHRTYPNFLASEATRGNEFNAWSVGNPPEHETILPFTRGLGGPIDYTPGVFNIKFSEYKPSPNEYQVHTTLAKQLALYVTLYSPLQMAADLPEHYQKHLDAFQFIKDVAVDWDDTRILAAAIGDFIVTARKAKGSPNWFLGAITDELARAQSVKLSFLPAGKTFVATIYEDAPDAHWKNNPTAYRIRKVEVNSTSVLTLKLAAGGGAAVSLLPKE; from the coding sequence ATGAAACTTAGAAATTTTGTTGTCCTGATGTTGTTCAGCAGCATCGGTGAATTCGCTTTTGCCCAGGGCTTTGTACAAACCCAGGCTTCGCCATCCGGCAAAATTGTGCTGCATTTTCAACTATCAGCACAAGGAATACCCAGCTACCGGATCGACTTTTTAGGCAAACCCATTATTGCTCCTTCCAAACTGGGGCTGTTTTTGGAAAGTGGCCAGTTGAATCAGGGTTTTAAACTCATTCAAAACAGCAGCACTACATTTGACGAAAGCTGGCAACCCGTTTGGGGTGAAGTGGCCAGCATTCGCAACCACTACAATGAACTCAAAGTAAAACTCGAAAATACGACTGGCCAAGTCGAAATTACCTTCCGGGTTTTTGACGATGGGATCGGTTTTCGCTACGGACTTTTGGGCAAGGCCGGGCAAACCGGCGAGCTTAGTGTGATGGAAGAGCAAAGTGAATTTGCCATGACTGGCGACCATACAGCCTGGTGGCAGCCGGGCGACTGGGACAGTAATGAACACACCTACACCACCTCCCCTATCTCTAAAATTGACGGGCGGGTATATTTAAAAGAAACCTCCATTTCTACGCAGTTCATTCCCGATTACCGGGCTTGCCAGACCCCTATTGCCATGCGCACGACCACAGGGGTACATTTGGCCATTCATGAGGCGGCGCTGGTCAATTTCCCAGCCATGCAGCTCAATGTCAACCCTGCTACCCGAACGTTTACCGCTTTTTTGGTGCCGGGTGCAGCGCTGTGGCGCAAAGCCATTGTCCCGGTTGGTTTCCAGACCCCCTGGAGAGTTGTGCTGATTAGTCCGGATGCACCCGGTTTATTGGCCTCGAAATTGATCCTCAACCTGAATGAACCTTGCAAAATTGCCGATGTGAGCTGGATCAAACCCACCAAGTACGTTGGCATCTGGTGGGAAATGCACCTGGGCAAATCCACCTGGGATTACGGCGGAACCCAAACCGGACAAAGTGCCCAAGGCAGTACCGGACATGGGCGCCACGGCGCTACCACCGCCAATACCCAGAAATACATTGACTTTGCGGCTGAACACGGCTTCAACGGGGTATTGGTGGAAGGTTGGAATACGGGCTGGGAAGACTGGTTTGGCAAATGGAAAGAAGACGTGTTTGATTTTCAGACGCCCTATCCGGATTATGATTTAAAAGGTTTGGCCAAATATTCCCTGGAACGCGGTGCCCCCATCATCGTCCACCATGAAACCTCCGGCTCGGCTACCGGTTATGAAAAACACATCGACAAAGCTTTTGACCTGATGCAATCGCTGGATTTGCACGCCATCAAATCGGGTTATGTAGGCCGCATCATCCCCAAAGGAGAATGGCACGACGGGCAATGGATGATCAACCACTACAATCGGGTTTTGGAAAAAGCAGCGGCCAAAAAAATCATGGTCGACGCACACGAGCCCGTGCGCCCAACTGGCCTACACCGCACTTACCCCAACTTTCTGGCTTCGGAAGCCACGCGGGGCAATGAATTCAATGCCTGGAGCGTGGGGAATCCACCTGAACACGAAACAATCTTGCCCTTTACCCGTGGCTTGGGTGGACCGATTGATTACACACCAGGGGTTTTCAACATCAAATTTTCGGAATACAAACCCAGTCCCAACGAGTACCAGGTGCATACGACCCTGGCCAAACAATTGGCCCTTTACGTCACCTTGTACTCCCCCTTACAAATGGCCGCCGACTTGCCTGAACACTACCAAAAACACCTGGATGCTTTCCAGTTCATCAAAGATGTGGCCGTAGATTGGGACGATACCCGCATTCTGGCAGCAGCCATTGGGGATTTTATTGTCACGGCACGCAAGGCCAAAGGTTCCCCCAATTGGTTTCTTGGCGCGATTACTGATGAATTGGCGCGGGCACAAAGCGTGAAGTTGAGCTTTTTACCCGCTGGAAAAACATTTGTGGCCACGATTTACGAGGATGCGCCGGATGCACATTGGAAAAACAATCCCACTGCGTATCGGATTCGAAAAGTGGAGGTGAATAGCACGAGCGTGTTGACGTTGAAACTGGCTGCGGGCGGTGGCGCGGCGGTAAGTCTACTGCCGAAGGAATAA
- a CDS encoding M28 family peptidase, which produces MNWKSIAVFSVILLSIQSLLFAQTTQPPQADPRLYTIANAASPQRLEADIRKLVGFGTRNTFSDTVSTTRGIGAARRWIKSEFEKISAACNSCLEIKTQSEFLKGGSNPRITQDVTVVNILAIQRGSRYPNRYVIMSGDIDSRVSNASDATKDSPGANDNGTGMAGAIEAARVLSKYKFPVSIIYVGLSGEEQGLWGGQHMAKVAKAEGWDIVGVLNNDMIGNIEGINGEIENTTFRVFSEPTPPIEDERERTWRRVYGGEVDGPSRQLARYIDRMTEQYCTNLDAIMIYRLDRFGRGGHHKPFNDVGFPGVRIMETHEQYQRQHQDLRTEDGIKYGDVIEGVNFPYAAKLTGVNMMVMAALASAPPEPKNVQIGGIVLPSTRLKWDAVADPDLIGYKLYWRETTAAQWQHSRFVDKSVTDFTLENIIIDNYLFGVASVGKDGNESLIVYPTTLIARR; this is translated from the coding sequence ATGAATTGGAAATCAATAGCTGTCTTTAGTGTTATCCTCTTGAGTATACAAAGTTTGTTGTTTGCCCAAACTACGCAGCCTCCACAGGCTGACCCACGTTTGTACACCATCGCCAATGCCGCTTCGCCGCAGCGATTGGAAGCCGACATCCGCAAGTTGGTCGGTTTTGGGACGCGCAACACCTTCTCCGACACCGTATCCACTACCCGAGGCATCGGCGCGGCGCGGCGCTGGATCAAATCCGAATTTGAAAAAATCTCCGCTGCCTGCAATTCTTGTCTGGAAATCAAAACCCAGAGCGAGTTCCTTAAAGGTGGCAGCAATCCGCGCATCACCCAGGACGTAACCGTGGTCAACATCCTCGCCATCCAGCGCGGCAGCCGTTATCCCAACCGCTACGTGATCATGAGCGGAGACATCGATTCGCGGGTCAGCAATGCCTCCGATGCGACCAAAGACTCGCCCGGTGCCAACGACAACGGTACGGGCATGGCCGGAGCCATCGAAGCCGCGCGGGTGCTGAGCAAATACAAGTTTCCGGTGAGTATCATCTACGTGGGCCTTTCCGGCGAAGAACAGGGTCTTTGGGGTGGTCAGCACATGGCCAAAGTGGCCAAAGCCGAAGGTTGGGACATCGTCGGGGTGCTCAACAACGACATGATTGGCAACATCGAAGGCATCAACGGGGAAATTGAAAACACCACTTTTCGGGTGTTTTCTGAACCTACGCCACCCATCGAGGATGAGCGCGAGCGTACCTGGCGGCGGGTTTACGGCGGCGAAGTAGACGGCCCTTCGCGGCAGTTGGCCCGTTACATCGATCGGATGACCGAGCAGTATTGCACCAATCTGGATGCCATCATGATTTACCGCCTGGATCGTTTTGGGCGCGGGGGGCACCACAAACCCTTTAATGATGTGGGTTTCCCCGGGGTGCGCATCATGGAAACGCACGAGCAGTACCAGCGCCAGCACCAGGATTTGCGTACGGAGGATGGCATCAAGTACGGCGACGTCATCGAGGGGGTCAACTTTCCCTATGCTGCCAAACTCACTGGTGTGAACATGATGGTGATGGCCGCCTTGGCTTCAGCACCACCAGAACCGAAAAACGTACAGATTGGCGGCATCGTCTTGCCTTCTACCCGCCTGAAATGGGATGCAGTAGCCGATCCTGACCTGATTGGCTACAAACTCTACTGGCGAGAAACCACGGCTGCGCAATGGCAACATTCGCGTTTTGTGGACAAGTCGGTTACCGATTTTACGTTGGAAAACATTATTATTGACAATTACCTTTTCGGGGTGGCTTCGGTGGGGAAGGATGGCAATGAAAGCCTGATTGTGTACCCAACGACCTTGATTGCCCGGCGCTAG
- a CDS encoding family 16 glycosylhydrolase, protein MKLFKLALLVLPIFMFGSSISQAQCPKLVWADEFDGTTLDLQKWTHQLGGGGWGNNELQNYRPENTTLENGLLKITAKRENFSGNAYTSSRIRSINKGDFTYGRMEARIKLPYGQGIWPAFWMMPTDDKYGTWPKSGELDIMEFIGREPKIIYGTIHFGPDWPNNKSSGGAYDAYREDFSKEYHTYAVEWEPNEIRWYIDDFLYSTKRPTDVAPERWPFDQRFHFILNLAVGGTWPGSPDGSTVFPQVLEVDYVRVYDTRTQSLSGPRSVPFKAPFTVYTINGSSSGDKITWEVPAGAEITSGQGTSNLAIKWGSTGGEVKANIENVCGKKEVKVYVRVEPGIAKEKALENFDDASPLKLVYYDGTFADNFANPAKTGINTTSLVGKYTRSGSTQYDVLIYEGNPISDLGPYVQKQRKFFLDVYTNAAIGTEVLFQAENSARAKQSYPSGRHSRYQGFTTKQNEWERMELIYLDRPDAGTSASSVDRYVLLFKPNTFSNNIYHFDNLDSYAPQLTGVRDALVAADQVFRLSPNPGRNELRLENIGTQNLVQATLLGLDGKILQTHAVPILPAQIQEFNVRALPLGSYFLQVLRADGKVAVRQWVKGN, encoded by the coding sequence ATGAAACTTTTTAAATTAGCACTCCTAGTACTTCCTATTTTTATGTTTGGCTCAAGCATCAGTCAGGCACAATGCCCCAAACTCGTCTGGGCTGACGAATTTGACGGAACCACCCTAGACCTGCAAAAATGGACCCACCAACTGGGTGGCGGTGGCTGGGGCAACAACGAACTACAAAATTACCGCCCCGAAAACACCACCCTCGAAAATGGCTTATTAAAAATCACCGCCAAACGGGAAAATTTTTCCGGCAACGCTTATACCTCTTCCCGCATCCGTAGCATCAACAAGGGTGATTTCACCTATGGCCGTATGGAAGCCCGCATCAAATTGCCCTACGGCCAGGGCATCTGGCCCGCATTTTGGATGATGCCCACCGACGACAAATACGGCACCTGGCCCAAAAGTGGCGAACTCGACATCATGGAATTCATCGGTCGGGAACCGAAAATAATTTACGGTACCATCCATTTTGGTCCGGATTGGCCCAACAATAAATCATCAGGTGGCGCTTACGATGCCTACCGGGAGGATTTTAGCAAAGAATACCACACCTATGCCGTGGAATGGGAACCCAACGAAATCCGGTGGTACATCGACGATTTTTTGTATTCTACCAAACGCCCCACTGATGTCGCTCCTGAACGCTGGCCTTTTGACCAACGTTTTCATTTTATCCTCAACCTGGCCGTGGGTGGAACCTGGCCGGGCAGCCCCGATGGCAGCACCGTTTTCCCGCAAGTGCTGGAAGTCGATTACGTGCGGGTGTACGACACCAGAACGCAGTCGCTGAGTGGGCCGCGCTCGGTTCCTTTCAAGGCACCATTTACAGTATATACCATCAACGGGTCGAGCAGCGGGGACAAAATCACCTGGGAAGTTCCTGCCGGGGCAGAAATAACCTCGGGACAAGGCACCTCCAACCTTGCCATCAAATGGGGAAGCACGGGTGGCGAAGTAAAAGCCAACATCGAAAATGTTTGTGGCAAAAAAGAAGTCAAAGTGTACGTCCGGGTAGAACCGGGCATCGCCAAAGAGAAAGCCCTGGAAAATTTTGACGATGCTTCACCCCTCAAATTGGTGTATTACGACGGTACTTTTGCCGATAATTTTGCCAATCCGGCTAAAACAGGCATCAATACAACCAGCCTGGTAGGCAAATACACCCGCAGTGGCAGTACCCAATACGATGTGCTCATCTATGAGGGCAACCCCATCAGCGATCTGGGACCCTATGTGCAAAAACAGCGCAAGTTCTTTCTTGATGTCTACACCAATGCTGCCATTGGCACCGAAGTCCTTTTCCAGGCCGAAAACAGTGCTCGCGCCAAACAGAGTTATCCAAGCGGACGCCACAGCCGTTATCAGGGATTTACGACCAAACAAAACGAATGGGAACGGATGGAATTGATTTATCTGGACCGACCTGATGCGGGTACCAGTGCTTCATCCGTTGACCGTTATGTGTTGCTGTTCAAACCCAATACTTTCAGCAACAACATTTACCATTTCGACAACCTGGACAGCTACGCACCTCAACTGACGGGTGTGCGGGATGCGCTGGTAGCTGCCGATCAGGTGTTCCGGCTTTCCCCCAATCCAGGCCGCAACGAATTGCGTTTGGAAAATATCGGTACACAAAACCTTGTTCAAGCCACCTTGCTGGGCCTGGATGGCAAAATTTTGCAAACGCACGCAGTGCCAATTTTGCCTGCCCAAATTCAGGAATTCAATGTGCGGGCTTTGCCACTTGGGTCGTACTTCTTGCAGGTGCTGCGGGCCGATGGGAAAGTAGCGGTGAGGCAATGGGTGAAGGGAAATTGA
- a CDS encoding outer membrane beta-barrel protein: MKISPLFVLTLFSLPIWMYGQNHSALDVQFGGHRSGIILENPLLKDEYIEHNGFHVGLHYQRKIGQRWWLRTGGRFTELSYKTPEKLLRWGTDFDPDTGLPRIDTTRSKVQFFHNHRYIEIPLLARYFFTKTKLGLYAELGFSSSFYLNTRASNIQDGIRISETQKDSNPFHLAGLAALGLNYQFTDQWSLFFQPSIRHDITPTAGKTGDRYSNYFYSYGIDVGGRIALN; the protein is encoded by the coding sequence ATGAAAATTTCACCATTATTTGTGTTGACACTCTTTAGTTTGCCCATCTGGATGTATGGGCAAAACCATTCCGCATTAGACGTTCAATTTGGTGGCCACCGCTCGGGCATCATTTTGGAAAATCCTTTGCTGAAGGATGAATACATTGAGCATAACGGTTTTCATGTGGGGTTGCATTACCAACGTAAAATAGGCCAACGTTGGTGGTTACGGACGGGGGGGCGCTTTACCGAATTAAGTTACAAAACGCCTGAAAAGTTGTTGCGCTGGGGAACCGATTTTGATCCCGACACTGGATTGCCAAGGATAGACACCACTCGGTCGAAGGTTCAGTTTTTTCACAATCATAGGTACATTGAAATCCCGCTTTTGGCCAGGTATTTTTTTACGAAGACCAAACTTGGGCTTTACGCTGAGCTTGGATTTTCTTCCAGCTTTTACCTGAATACGCGAGCTTCAAATATACAGGATGGCATCAGGATTAGCGAAACTCAAAAAGACTCAAACCCCTTCCATCTTGCCGGGCTTGCTGCGTTGGGGCTTAATTACCAGTTTACGGATCAATGGAGTTTGTTTTTTCAGCCAAGTATTCGGCACGACATTACCCCCACCGCTGGGAAAACTGGAGATAGATACTCCAATTATTTCTACAGTTATGGAATAGATGTTGGTGGCCGGATCGCGCTAAATTAA